One Desulfovibrio fairfieldensis genomic window carries:
- the pstA gene encoding phosphate ABC transporter permease PstA: MSALSPGISSSRSRLCRQAAMFWLLRCIAAVNVLALVGVCAFLLWHGLPALSWEFLTEPPRKMMTEGGIWPCILGTAILSLGALLLAFPMGVASAVYLHEYAKRNAFARYVRLGVNNLAGVPSVVFGLFGLSFFVTFCGFGVSILSGVLTLAVLTLPVIIGTAEEALRSVPDTYREASLALGATKSQTIARVVLPCALPGMLTGAILGVARAAGETAAIMFTAAVFYTPKTPDSIFSAVMALPYHMYVLATAGTEIEKTRPLQYGTGLVLILLVLGMNLLAVLLRDHLQRRR, translated from the coding sequence ATGTCAGCTCTGTCCCCCGGCATTTCCTCCAGCCGCTCCCGCCTCTGCCGCCAGGCCGCCATGTTCTGGCTGCTGCGGTGCATCGCCGCCGTCAACGTGCTGGCTCTGGTCGGCGTGTGCGCCTTTCTGCTCTGGCACGGCTTACCCGCCCTGTCCTGGGAATTCCTCACCGAACCGCCGCGCAAGATGATGACCGAGGGCGGCATCTGGCCCTGTATTCTGGGCACGGCCATCCTGTCCCTGGGCGCGCTTTTGCTGGCCTTTCCCATGGGCGTGGCCTCGGCCGTGTATCTGCACGAATATGCCAAGCGCAACGCCTTCGCCCGTTATGTACGCCTGGGCGTGAACAATCTGGCCGGGGTGCCCTCGGTGGTCTTCGGCCTGTTCGGCCTGTCCTTTTTCGTGACCTTCTGCGGTTTCGGGGTGAGCATCCTTTCCGGGGTGCTGACCCTGGCCGTGCTGACCTTGCCGGTGATCATCGGCACGGCCGAGGAAGCCCTGCGCTCCGTGCCGGACACCTACCGCGAGGCCTCTCTCGCCCTGGGAGCCACCAAATCCCAGACCATCGCCCGCGTGGTGCTGCCCTGCGCCCTGCCCGGCATGCTCACCGGAGCCATTCTGGGCGTGGCCCGAGCCGCCGGTGAAACCGCGGCCATCATGTTCACCGCCGCCGTGTTCTACACGCCCAAGACGCCGGACTCGATTTTCAGCGCGGTCATGGCCCTGCCCTACCATATGTATGTGCTGGCCACTGCGGGCACGGAGATCGAAAAAACCCGCCCCCTGCAATACGGCACGGGTCTGGTGCTGATCCTGCTGGTGCTGGGCATGAATCTGCTGGCCGTGTTGCTGCGGGATCATCTGCAACGCCGACGCTAG
- the pstC gene encoding phosphate ABC transporter permease subunit PstC: MRRADLKEKIVQYSLTGVAGSSLLALAGIVLFLFMEGLPLFAHYSVFDFLFGRLWYPTEDPGLFGIFPLLMASLAVTLFSSLLAVPLGVLTAVYLTEIAHPGVRRIIKPFVELLAALPSVVLGFLGMVVLAPVIQDWLGAATGLNLLNASLVLALMSVPTICSVSEDALYSVPRDLREASLALGATRWQTTVRVVIPAALSGIGTAVMLGMSRAIGETMVVLMVAGGAGLIPTSLLDPVRPMPASIAAEMAEAPFRSDHYHALFAIGIVLFFLTLAFNLAAGHIAEKHRQAGSSGL; this comes from the coding sequence ATGCGCAGAGCCGATCTCAAGGAAAAAATCGTCCAATACAGTCTTACCGGCGTGGCCGGAAGTTCCCTGCTGGCGCTGGCGGGCATTGTGCTTTTTCTGTTTATGGAAGGCCTGCCGCTGTTCGCCCATTATTCGGTTTTCGACTTCCTTTTCGGGCGGCTCTGGTATCCCACGGAAGATCCCGGGCTGTTCGGCATCTTTCCTCTGCTCATGGCCTCGCTGGCGGTGACCCTGTTTTCCTCCCTGCTTGCCGTGCCCCTGGGCGTGCTGACCGCCGTGTACCTGACGGAGATCGCCCATCCGGGCGTGCGCCGGATCATCAAGCCCTTTGTGGAGCTGCTGGCCGCCCTGCCCTCGGTGGTACTGGGCTTTCTGGGCATGGTGGTGCTGGCCCCCGTCATCCAGGACTGGCTCGGCGCGGCCACGGGCCTGAACCTGCTCAACGCATCCCTGGTCCTGGCCCTGATGAGCGTGCCCACCATCTGTTCGGTCTCCGAGGACGCCCTGTACAGCGTGCCCCGCGATCTGCGCGAAGCCTCTCTGGCCCTGGGGGCCACGCGCTGGCAGACCACCGTGCGGGTGGTCATTCCGGCCGCGCTTTCCGGCATCGGCACGGCGGTGATGCTGGGCATGTCACGGGCCATCGGCGAAACCATGGTGGTGCTGATGGTGGCCGGGGGCGCGGGCCTGATCCCCACCTCCCTGCTGGACCCGGTGCGGCCCATGCCCGCCTCCATCGCGGCCGAAATGGCCGAAGCGCCCTTCCGCAGCGATCACTACCACGCCCTGTTCGCCATCGGCATCGTGCTCTTTTTCCTGACCCTGGCCTTTAATCTGGCGGCCGGACACATTGCCGAAAAACACCGCCAGGCCGGTTCGTCCGGTCTCTAG